In the Gemmatimonadota bacterium genome, one interval contains:
- the hypD gene encoding hydrogenase formation protein HypD, with protein MKYLTEFRDGAIAQRLAAEIRAMTTRPWAIMEVCGGQTHSILRNGIDQLLPSEIELIHGPGCPVCVTPLEVIDKALAIAARPGVIFTSFGDMLRVPGSDRDLFRVKSEGGDVRVVYSPLDAVQLARTNPDKQVVFFGIGFETTAPANAMAVHLAKREGLQNFSMLVSHVLVPPAIDAIMRAPSNRVQGFLAAGHVCSVMGFWQYPPLASTHHVPIVITGFEPLDVLDGIRRTVRQLESGEARVENAYERVVTFDGNRPAQALLEEVFEVSDRAWRGIGTIPQSGWRLSAAYRDFDAEPRFDVGHINTVESTLCRAGEVLQGAIKPNQCEAFGKECTPRNPLGATMVSTEGACAAYYNYGRFVTLERANA; from the coding sequence ATGAAGTACCTCACGGAGTTTCGCGACGGCGCCATTGCCCAGCGGCTGGCCGCCGAGATCCGGGCGATGACCACGCGGCCGTGGGCGATCATGGAGGTGTGCGGTGGGCAGACGCACAGCATCCTGCGCAACGGGATCGACCAGCTCCTCCCATCCGAGATCGAGCTGATCCACGGCCCCGGGTGTCCGGTGTGCGTCACGCCGCTCGAGGTGATCGACAAGGCGCTGGCCATCGCCGCCAGGCCGGGGGTCATCTTCACCTCGTTTGGGGACATGCTCCGCGTCCCCGGGAGCGACCGCGACCTGTTCCGCGTCAAGAGCGAGGGGGGCGACGTACGCGTCGTGTACTCGCCGCTCGATGCGGTGCAGCTGGCGAGGACCAATCCCGATAAGCAGGTGGTCTTCTTCGGGATCGGCTTCGAGACGACGGCCCCGGCCAATGCGATGGCCGTGCACCTGGCGAAGAGGGAGGGCTTGCAGAACTTCTCGATGCTCGTGTCGCACGTCCTCGTGCCGCCGGCGATCGATGCCATCATGCGCGCCCCCAGCAACCGGGTGCAGGGCTTCCTTGCCGCGGGGCATGTGTGCAGCGTGATGGGCTTCTGGCAGTACCCGCCCCTCGCCAGCACGCATCACGTCCCCATCGTGATCACCGGATTCGAGCCGCTGGATGTGCTGGACGGGATTCGCCGCACGGTCCGCCAGCTCGAGAGCGGGGAGGCGCGCGTGGAGAACGCCTACGAGCGCGTGGTGACCTTCGATGGCAACCGGCCGGCGCAGGCGCTGCTGGAGGAGGTGTTCGAGGTCTCCGATCGTGCGTGGCGTGGCATCGGGACGATCCCGCAGAGCGGCTGGCGCCTCTCGGCGGCCTATCGCGACTTCGACGCCGAGCCGCGCTTCGACGTGGGGCACATCAATACCGTGGAGTCGACGTTGTGTCGCGCGGGCGAGGTGCTGCAGGGGGCGATCAAGCCCAACCAGTGCGAGGCGTTCGGCAAGGAGTGCACGCCACGCAACCCGTTAGGCGCCACCATGGTGTCGACGGAGGGGGCCTGTGCCGCGTACTACAATTACGGCCGCTTCGTCACCCTGGAACGGGCCAACGCGTAG
- the hypE gene encoding hydrogenase expression/formation protein HypE, translating to MGHGGGGTLSAELVEHIFKPAFSNAALDRMSDSAVVQVPAGRLAYSTDSFVVRPLFFPGGSIGALAVHGTVNDLAMSGATPLHLSAGFILEEGFPMESLGRIVTDMAAAARAAGVTIVTGDTKVVERGRGDGVYINTSGIGLIAEGVHIAPQRARPGDAILLSGTLGDHGMAIMSVREGLEFETTIESDCASLHTLVAALLAAVPDVHVLRDPTRGGLASALNEIASEAKVGMVVREDDVPVKPQVRSACELLGLDPYFVANEGKLLAIVPGNTAQAALQALRAHPLGADAAIIGEVTDQHPGMLIGRTGIGASRVITMQIGEQLPRIC from the coding sequence ATGGGGCATGGTGGCGGCGGGACGCTCTCCGCGGAGCTGGTGGAGCACATCTTCAAGCCGGCCTTCTCCAATGCAGCGCTCGACCGCATGAGCGACTCGGCGGTCGTCCAGGTCCCGGCGGGGCGCCTGGCCTACTCCACCGATTCGTTTGTCGTCCGGCCGCTCTTCTTCCCGGGCGGGAGCATCGGTGCCCTGGCGGTCCACGGGACGGTGAACGACCTGGCGATGAGCGGGGCGACGCCTTTGCACCTGTCGGCCGGCTTCATCCTCGAGGAAGGGTTCCCGATGGAGTCGCTGGGTCGCATCGTGACCGACATGGCGGCGGCGGCACGCGCCGCCGGGGTCACCATCGTGACCGGCGACACCAAGGTGGTCGAGCGCGGGCGTGGTGACGGTGTCTACATCAATACATCGGGCATCGGCCTCATTGCCGAGGGGGTGCACATCGCCCCGCAGCGCGCCCGCCCGGGTGATGCGATCCTGTTGAGCGGGACGTTAGGCGACCATGGCATGGCCATCATGAGCGTGCGTGAGGGGCTGGAGTTCGAGACGACCATCGAGAGCGACTGTGCGTCGCTGCACACGCTGGTCGCGGCCCTCCTGGCCGCCGTCCCTGACGTGCACGTGTTGCGTGACCCCACGCGGGGCGGCCTTGCCTCGGCGCTCAACGAGATCGCCAGCGAAGCCAAGGTGGGGATGGTCGTGCGAGAGGATGACGTCCCCGTCAAGCCGCAGGTCCGCTCGGCGTGCGAACTGCTCGGCCTCGACCCCTACTTCGTGGCCAATGAGGGAAAGCTGCTGGCCATCGTCCCGGGGAACACCGCGCAGGCGGCACTCCAGGCGTTGCGCGCGCATCCGCTCGGTGCCGATGCGGCGATCATCGGCGAGGTGACCGACCAGCATCCGGGGATGTTGATCGGGCGCACCGGGATCGGCGCGAGTCGCGTGATCACGATGCAGATCGGGGAACAACTCCCGCGCATCTGCTGA
- a CDS encoding DUF1446 domain-containing protein, whose amino-acid sequence MKQLVRVASGQGFWGDWLEAPRRQVEGGQVDYLMLDYLAEVTMSILQKQKERDPKMGYARDFIGAIESVLPGIVERGVKVIANAGGVNPRSCADALLELADRKGVRGKLALGVVTGDDLLPRLDELMAQGHALANMDTGEPLALVRDRVLSANAYIGSTPIIEALGKGANIVITGRSTDTALTMAPLRYEFGWGPTEWDKLAAGIIAGHIIECGAQCSGGNCLKDWDTIPDVWNVGYPIVDARPDGTFEICKHDNTGGRIDVSTVTEQLVYEMGDPHAYITPDVVADFTSIHLEPAGENRVRVFGITGREATDKLKVSIAYRAGYKAVGTLVYAWPDALRKAEAADQILRRRLEYLGLSFDTIVTEFVGVSATHGPLSGDHRDAPEVQLRVGVRGQDKAMVERFTRELIPMVLNGPPSVTGFAAGRPKVEEIVAYWPALIDKSVVTTQVEVVR is encoded by the coding sequence GTGAAACAGCTCGTACGAGTCGCCTCGGGACAGGGCTTCTGGGGTGACTGGCTAGAGGCTCCGCGCCGCCAGGTCGAAGGCGGTCAGGTCGACTACCTCATGCTCGACTATCTGGCCGAAGTCACGATGTCGATTCTCCAGAAGCAGAAGGAGCGCGACCCGAAGATGGGGTATGCGCGCGACTTCATCGGGGCGATCGAGTCGGTGCTGCCGGGCATCGTGGAGCGCGGGGTGAAGGTGATCGCCAACGCCGGCGGGGTGAATCCGCGGTCCTGTGCCGACGCGCTCCTCGAGCTCGCCGATCGGAAGGGGGTGCGCGGGAAGCTGGCGTTAGGCGTCGTGACCGGTGACGACCTGCTCCCACGCCTGGACGAACTCATGGCACAGGGGCACGCGCTGGCCAACATGGACACCGGCGAGCCACTCGCGCTCGTCCGCGACCGCGTCCTCTCGGCCAACGCCTACATCGGCTCCACGCCCATCATCGAGGCGTTAGGCAAGGGGGCCAACATCGTCATCACCGGTCGCTCGACCGATACCGCGTTGACGATGGCGCCGCTGCGCTACGAGTTCGGCTGGGGCCCCACGGAGTGGGACAAGCTGGCCGCGGGGATCATCGCCGGCCACATCATCGAATGTGGCGCCCAGTGCTCGGGGGGCAACTGCCTCAAGGACTGGGACACGATCCCCGACGTCTGGAACGTCGGCTACCCGATCGTGGATGCCCGTCCCGACGGCACCTTCGAGATCTGCAAGCACGACAACACCGGCGGGCGCATCGACGTCTCCACCGTCACCGAACAGTTGGTGTACGAGATGGGCGATCCGCACGCCTACATCACCCCCGACGTCGTGGCCGATTTCACCTCGATCCACCTCGAGCCGGCCGGCGAGAACCGCGTGCGCGTCTTCGGGATCACGGGACGCGAAGCCACCGACAAGCTCAAGGTGTCGATCGCCTATCGCGCCGGCTACAAGGCCGTCGGGACGCTCGTCTACGCCTGGCCCGACGCGCTGCGCAAGGCGGAGGCAGCCGACCAGATCCTGCGCCGCCGCCTGGAGTACCTCGGCCTCTCGTTCGACACGATCGTCACCGAGTTCGTCGGGGTGAGCGCCACGCACGGTCCGCTCTCGGGCGATCATCGCGACGCCCCCGAGGTGCAACTCCGGGTTGGGGTGCGCGGACAGGACAAGGCGATGGTCGAGCGCTTTACGCGCGAACTCATCCCCATGGTGCTCAACGGGCCGCCGAGCGTGACGGGCTTTGCCGCCGGGCGCCCCAAGGTAGAGGAGATCGTCGCCTACTGGCCGGCGCTCATCGACAAGTCCGTCGTCACGACGCAGGTGGAGGTGGTGCGATGA